The DNA region GCGCGCGCGAGAGGCGACGCCAGGTCTCGACATCGACCTTCTCGTTCGCGCGTCGCCACGTCCCGGCGATCTCGCCCTCGACGAGGAGTGCGCCCGGCCAGACGCGTGGGGTCCAGAGTCGGCGACGACGCGTCGCGTTCGGTACGAGGAGCTCGCGGTCGGTTCCTTGGAGCAGGTAGAAGGCGTCGCCGCTCGGGAGGAGCCGAGCGGGCGCGGGCGGCCCGGATATTGTGCGAAACGTCGGTTCGTCGCGGGTGAGGATCCACGAGTCGCCGATCGGGGTTCGCACCGGAGTACGTGACGCGTCGAGCGCATCGAACGCGTCCGTGCCTTGCCGGGGGCCGATCCCCGCCCACTCCGCGAACGCCTCCGGCGTCGTCGGACCGTAGACGTGCAGGTACCGGCGGGCGAGCTCCAGGCGTGCGGCGCGTGCGTCGATGTCGGGCGACGGCGTTGTCCATATGACGGGCTGCCGTGCGCCTTCCCACCGCATCACCACCGACCCAGTCGTTGCCGCGTACCTCAGGCGGTTTGGAGGTTCGCCGAGCGCGCGCCCGGCTTCGCCGTAGGTCATCCGCACGCCGCCGTCGAGGAGCACGCGTAGTCGAGCGGCCAGATCCTCCGCGATCTGCCGGCCGCGAGCGTCGTCGGGGAACCGCCCCAGAGAGAAGACCGCAAGGTCGCGCGCCGCGACGACGAACGCGCTGAAGCGCGGTCCCCACAGCTGCACGAGGGACGGGTCCTCCCATGTCGTCGGTCCGGTTCCAGCGACTCGCGCGTGGATCGAGAGGAGCGCGGCGCGCGGCATGCTGTCCTGCAGGCCGGCCCAGGCCGCCTGCCGCAGCGAGCTCTTCCCGCGCGGCAGCCGCTCGTCGAGCGCGCCGACGTGCCTGCGGAACGCGAGGATCTGCGCTCTGGTGAGCTTCAACGGTGCCGCGGGCACGCCTCTAGTCCGATAGCTCGATCAACGGCTGCTCCTCCGACAAGCTCGCGACGGCATCGCGAAACTGCTCGTTGTAGTGGGACCACCTGCTGTAGGCGGGCGGGTCGTTGCGCTGCTCATCGGGGGTCGATGGTACCGATGACCCCGACGGCTCCGATCCTCGGGTTCCGCCGCCAGTGGCCGGCTACCATCGTGCAATGCCGGAGACGCAGACTCTCCTCACCTTCGCGGCCGCATGCGTGCTGTTCGCAGTCATCCCCGGACCGGCGGTGATCTACATCGTCACGCGCAGCGTCGACCAGGGGCGGATGGCCGGCATCGCTTCCGTTTTCGGCATCGCCACCGGTACGATGGTTCACGTCCCGGCTGCCGCGCTGGGGCTCTCGGCGATCCTCGTTTCGTCGGCGACCGCGTTCACCGTCGTGAAGTACCTCGGCGCCGCGTATCTGATCTACCTCGGCATCA from Actinomycetota bacterium includes:
- a CDS encoding crosslink repair DNA glycosylase YcaQ family protein, with translation MPAAPLKLTRAQILAFRRHVGALDERLPRGKSSLRQAAWAGLQDSMPRAALLSIHARVAGTGPTTWEDPSLVQLWGPRFSAFVVAARDLAVFSLGRFPDDARGRQIAEDLAARLRVLLDGGVRMTYGEAGRALGEPPNRLRYAATTGSVVMRWEGARQPVIWTTPSPDIDARAARLELARRYLHVYGPTTPEAFAEWAGIGPRQGTDAFDALDASRTPVRTPIGDSWILTRDEPTFRTISGPPAPARLLPSGDAFYLLQGTDRELLVPNATRRRRLWTPRVWPGALLVEGEIAGTWRRANEKVDVETWRRLSRAQRDAVVEEAESLPLPGAAGRIVVGWQT